The following coding sequences lie in one Schistosoma mansoni strain Puerto Rico chromosome 3, complete genome genomic window:
- a CDS encoding putative 28s ribosomal protein S11 translates to MICSKHTSSKSRLLLFSDLFQNVFRWASSQVVFNSTNIPDLKAPRSLSAVAEKTAQPIILGHHVVTEECLTSLVEDKQYYETPILHLLSRRNNVVATLTDCNGRVLNGTSCGAEGFRNARKMSTVAFQTVGISIGLKAKKLGIGAVRVVFNGLGSCRLPVLSGLNISGLKMISLTDDTKVHYGHGRRPKKQRRI, encoded by the exons ATGATATGCTCGAAGCACACTTCTAGTAAGTCCCGATTACTTCTATTTTCAGATTTGTTCCAGAATGTGTTTCGCTGGGCGTCCAGTCAGGTGGTTTTCAATAGTACAAATATACCAGACTTGAAAGCGCCAAGGTCTTTAAGTGCTGTTGCCGAGAAAACCGCACAACCAATTAT TTTGGGCCATCATGTAGTTACAGAGGAATGTTTGACTTCATTAGTGGAAGATAAACAATATTACGAAACCCCCATCCTTCATTTGCTCTCAAGAAGAAACAACGTGGTTGCAACATTAACTGACTGTAATGGACGAGTTCTGAATGGCACTAGTTGTGGTGCCGAAGGTTTCCGGAACGCTCGTAAAATGTCTACTGTTGCTTTTCAAACTGTGGGTATCTCCATAGGACTGAAGGCGAAAAAGCTTGGGATTGGGGCTGTGCGTGTTGTATTTAATGGGTTAGGGTCATGTAGGCTG CCTGTGCTTTCAGGTTTGAATATCTCGGGACTAAAGATGATCTCTTTGACGGATGATACAAAAGTTCATTACGGTCATGGGAGAAGACCTAAAAAACAACGTAGGATTTAA